From the Bacteroidales bacterium genome, the window AACCATTGACATTGAGTAGTTCGTAAACACTAAATAGTTGTCCAAAGTCTTTTATATATTGTAATAGTGAATTGATTTGAAAATCACTTAAAAGTTGAAGTTTCTCCAATTCTTCTTTTGAAGCTATATTAATGTTAAGTGGTTCGTTTAAATAAAATGTTAAATCTTCATAAAGAGTAGTTAAATCTAATTCTTTGTCGGTGTTGGCAGATATTTCTTCAATATAATTTTCAATAATTTCTTCCGACGTTTGATTTGGTTTTTGTTCTTGTGCAGTTACAATCAACGTAAATAGCAAAAATATTCCTATGCTTAAAATGCGAACCATTATTCGGTAATATTAGCTGTTGTTTCGTATTTGAAATTGTATGTAATACCTACATGTGGAGTAATTCCTAAAATCTGATGATATGAAAATGATACATCGGCTTTAATCTTTTTTAATACATAACCTAAACCAAAGGTTAATTGGTCGGGTGAGGTAGTAGCTCCAGCTCGCATATATAAATTATTCATGAAGCGGTAATCGAGCCCGATTTTATATATCATTTTTGTTGTAAATGTTTTTTCAATTTCTGTTGCCATATAAAGCTTTTCTGTAAATCTATATCCTAAACCAAGACTAAGAATAGAAGGGATTCTCTCATCATCGTATACAGCAAGTTTTGTTCGGCTTAAATTATATATATGACCGCCTATAAATAGGTGTTCAACGGGTTCTGCTAAGAAGCCAAGTTCGGCAATGACGTGACCTTTATTTCCATACATTTCGGCGAAATGGGTATTCAGGTAATCGACTTTTGCTCCAATCGAAAAATGATGGCCAATCATCATAGCATAAGCTAAGCCAACTTTTATTTCATTATATTTTTCGTAACCAAAATAACTTAAATCAGCTGCAAAAACACCTGCTTCGTTGGTAGGTAAAGCAAAACTCAATGCCTTAAGGCTTGTGGTGGGTAATAGAAAGCGGTTTTCGTTATACACACTAATTACTGGAATATTTAGACGTGCTAAACCTGCTTGATTATGAGATGAACTCCATACATCACTTAGTGTTACACCCGTAAAACCCATACCAGCTTGTTTGCTACCCAACGACCAATTTTCGTTTCCAGAATAGGTGTATAAAGCTGTGAATAAAAACAAAAATATGAATGAAGCTCTCATGTTAATTTGTTTTGAATGGATATTTATATTGTGCTAATTCAGCATTGGCTTTTACGACTTTATCGCCTAATTTGTTTTTATATTCTAGCAATTTTTTTAAAATATTTGAATCTGAAGTTGCTAAAATTTGTATTGCTAAGATAGCGGCATTTTGTGATGCATCTAGTCCAACAGTAGCAACGGGAATTCCCGGAGGCATTTGCAAAATAGATAATATGCTATCCCAACCATCGATAGATATATTGCTGCGACAGGGGACACCAATAACAGGAAGTGGAGTAAAGGCAGCAATTACACCGGGTAAATGAGCGGCTCCACCAGCTCCTGCAATTATAACTTTAATACCTTTTTTATGTGCTTGGGTAGCAAATTCTTCGACCATTTGTGGGGTTCTATGTGCAGATAAAGCATTAACTTCAAAAGGAATTTCAAAATCGTTTAATAGCTTTGCTGCTTGTTCCATAATAGGCCAATCGCTTGTACTGCCCATTATTATGCTAACTAAGGGTATCATAGTTGTTAATTTTAAATGACAAATATACAGATTTTTTAGTTTAATAAACAGCTACAAATTGTATCTTTGCAATAAAAAAGTCATGAATGTAGAAAGAATAAGAGACTATTTTCCTGTAACTAAAAAATATCATTATTTTCAAAGTGCCGGAATGAGTCCTATGCCAATACCCGTATATGAAAAAGTAGTACATGGGTATCGATCGTTGTTAGAAAATGGCGATATTTATTGGCATAACGACATGCAACAATTACAAAAGCTATATGAAAAAATTGCAAAAATTGTTAATTGTAAACCTAACGATATTGTTTTTTTAGACAGTAATTCAATGGCCATGTCGTTGGTGGGTATTTCATTAAAAAATAAACATACTAATTTTAATATTGTTAGTATGGAAGAAGAATTCCCATCAAACTCAGTGCCTTTTGAATATTTAGGAATTAAAATGAAATATGTAAACCATTTAAATCATCGTTACGATATTGACCAGATTTTAAATGTATGCGACGATAAAACACTGGCTGTAGTAACTTCGTATGTACAATATTGCACAGGTTTTAGACAATCGTTATTGAAACTTGGTAATCGGTTAAAACAACGAAATATTTTATTAATTGTGAATGCTACGCAAGCTTTTCCATTTTTTCCTATTGATATGCAAGCTATGAACATAAGTGTTTTGACTTGTTCGGTTCATAAATGGGGTTTTTGTGGTCATATTGGAACGATTTTTATCACGCAAGAAATATTCAGAAAGAAATACCCGAGTCCTATAGCGGGGTGGCTTTCAGTAGATGTTTCGAAGTCAAATGATTTTATTCATACTGCCAAAGGTGTACCATTTGAAATATGGCAATCAGCACAACAATATCAGTATGGCAGCACCAACCTTAAAAGCCGTCTTGCACTTGATGCATCTCTTGATTTTTTAACTTCATACCATATAAATACACTTTGTCAGCATTTATTTAATATTTCTAGTTATTTAATTGAACAATTAAAAAGTATAGATGTTGAAATAATAAGCCCTTCAGATCATTTAGATGAACGCTCTGCTATTGTTTCTTTTACATTAAAGAAAAAAGCTAATGAAGATTTAGTAAGATATTTAGAGCAAAAAAATATAATGGTATCATTACGCAATGGTTTTATTAGGGTATCGGTAAATATTTTTAATAATAAAGCGGATGTAGATGCCTTAATTAACGCAATTCAAAGTTTTATATCATAAACTTAGTTGTCGAATAGCCTTTAATTTTAGTACAAAAAAAATATGTATCTTTACATAAATTTTTAAAGTTTAATTATATAAATAGGTGTTTGAATGACAAAAACAGTACAGATATTAGATAAAACATTTGCTTTAAGCATTAATGCCGAGCAAATTTCAAAAGCTGTAGATCTATTAGCCTATAAACTTAATAAAGATTTGGGCAACGCAGATAAAGAAGTTGTTTTTATAGGTATTTTAAATGGTTCTTTCATGTTTGCAGCCGATTTATTTAGGCGTATAACTTTTCCTTGTCGAATCACTTTTTTAAAGTTAGCTTCTTATTCTGGCACACAATCTACCGGTGTTGTAAAAAGTTTAATAGGGATAAACGAAAACCTAAAAAATAAAATTGTTATTGTTTTAGAAGATATTGTTGATAGTGGCGAAACCTTAGAAAATATTATTTGCCAGCTTAGAGGCTTTGAACCATATGATATAAAATTAGTTACCTTTTTATTTAAACCCGAAGCTTATAAAAAAGACATTCAATTAGATTATGTTGGAATGGAAATTCCTAATGATTTTATTGTTGGGTATGGATTAGATTACGACGGATATGGACGTAACCTTCCGGAGATTTATTCGTTAATAAAGTAAAATTCGATTATATGCTTAATATTTTGTTATTTGGTCCCCCAGGTTCTGGTAAGGGGACTCAATCAAAGCGTTTAATTCAACATTATGGATTAAAGCATTTATCAACAGGTGATATACTTCGCAAAGAAATTGCTGAGCAAACTCCTCTCGGTCGTATAGCACAACATTATATTGATAAAGGCGAACTTGTTCCCGATGAAGTAGTAATTAGCATTATTGAAGAAATGTTTGCTGAAAAAAATCTTAAAGGTTTTGTTTTTGACGGTTTCCCGAGAACTGTTGCCCAGGCAAAGGCTTTAGACTCTATGCTTTCGGGTATTAAAAGAACTATTTGTATAATGATTGTATTGCAAGTTAGCGAAAAAGAGCTAATAAAACGACTGTTGAATAGAGCAAAAATTGAAGGTCGCAAAGATGATGAACTTCATATTATCGAAAACCGAATAAAAGTTTATCAAAATCAAACAGCTCCTGTTCTTGAATATTATAAATCTCAAGGGAAGGCTTATATAGTAAATGGAATGCAGCCAGAAGAAGTTGTTTTTAAAGATATTTGCTATAATGTAGATAACTTTTCTCAGTGTAAATAATTAAAATGAGCGAAAATAATTTTATTGATTTTATAAAAATATTCGTTAAGTCAGGAAAAGGTGGAAGCGGAAGTGTTCATTTTCATAGAGATAAAAGAACCATAAAAGGTGGACCTGATGGCGGCGATGGAGGAAGAGGTGGACACATTATTTTAAAAGGGAATCGTAATCTATGGACTTTATTGCATCTTCGTTATCATAAACATTTTATTGCTCAAAATGGTGGTAATGGTGCATCCAATAACCGATTTGGAGCCGATGCTGACGATATATACATTGAAGTACCTCTTGGTACACAAGTTAAGAATGCCGAAACCAATGAAATATTGGCAGAAGTTACAGAACATAATCAAGAGGTTATATTATTGCAAGGTGGTAGGGGTGGTAAGGGGAATGCTTTTTTTAAGTCGGCAACTATGCAAACACCTCGATTTGCTCAACAAGGAGAAGACGGCAAAGAATTATGGGTGTATCTTGAACTTAAAATTCTTGCCGATGTGGGATTAGTAGGATTTCCTAATGCTGGCAAAAGTACATTACTTGCATCGGTATCAGCTGCTAAACCAAAGATAGCCGACTATCCGTTTACTACACTTGTTCCTAATGTCGGA encodes:
- the purE gene encoding 5-(carboxyamino)imidazole ribonucleotide mutase — encoded protein: MIPLVSIIMGSTSDWPIMEQAAKLLNDFEIPFEVNALSAHRTPQMVEEFATQAHKKGIKVIIAGAGGAAHLPGVIAAFTPLPVIGVPCRSNISIDGWDSILSILQMPPGIPVATVGLDASQNAAILAIQILATSDSNILKKLLEYKNKLGDKVVKANAELAQYKYPFKTN
- a CDS encoding aminotransferase class V-fold PLP-dependent enzyme, with protein sequence MNVERIRDYFPVTKKYHYFQSAGMSPMPIPVYEKVVHGYRSLLENGDIYWHNDMQQLQKLYEKIAKIVNCKPNDIVFLDSNSMAMSLVGISLKNKHTNFNIVSMEEEFPSNSVPFEYLGIKMKYVNHLNHRYDIDQILNVCDDKTLAVVTSYVQYCTGFRQSLLKLGNRLKQRNILLIVNATQAFPFFPIDMQAMNISVLTCSVHKWGFCGHIGTIFITQEIFRKKYPSPIAGWLSVDVSKSNDFIHTAKGVPFEIWQSAQQYQYGSTNLKSRLALDASLDFLTSYHINTLCQHLFNISSYLIEQLKSIDVEIISPSDHLDERSAIVSFTLKKKANEDLVRYLEQKNIMVSLRNGFIRVSVNIFNNKADVDALINAIQSFIS
- the hpt gene encoding hypoxanthine phosphoribosyltransferase; amino-acid sequence: MTKTVQILDKTFALSINAEQISKAVDLLAYKLNKDLGNADKEVVFIGILNGSFMFAADLFRRITFPCRITFLKLASYSGTQSTGVVKSLIGINENLKNKIVIVLEDIVDSGETLENIICQLRGFEPYDIKLVTFLFKPEAYKKDIQLDYVGMEIPNDFIVGYGLDYDGYGRNLPEIYSLIK
- a CDS encoding adenylate kinase, translated to MLNILLFGPPGSGKGTQSKRLIQHYGLKHLSTGDILRKEIAEQTPLGRIAQHYIDKGELVPDEVVISIIEEMFAEKNLKGFVFDGFPRTVAQAKALDSMLSGIKRTICIMIVLQVSEKELIKRLLNRAKIEGRKDDELHIIENRIKVYQNQTAPVLEYYKSQGKAYIVNGMQPEEVVFKDICYNVDNFSQCK
- the obgE gene encoding GTPase ObgE; the protein is MSENNFIDFIKIFVKSGKGGSGSVHFHRDKRTIKGGPDGGDGGRGGHIILKGNRNLWTLLHLRYHKHFIAQNGGNGASNNRFGADADDIYIEVPLGTQVKNAETNEILAEVTEHNQEVILLQGGRGGKGNAFFKSATMQTPRFAQQGEDGKELWVYLELKILADVGLVGFPNAGKSTLLASVSAAKPKIADYPFTTLVPNVGIVRVNDIYSFVMADIPGIIEGAHEGRGLGLKFLRHIERNSILLFLIPANSENILAEYKTLLRELELYNKELVSKTRIVAISKADLLTPEEEIKIKRQLTKLKEPTIIFSSVSQKNLKKLVELVWTKLNEI